The genomic region GTTTATTTTGTGGTAAACTATTgcttaaacatgtttaaaagaagGTTTGTGAGATTATATTTTGTGTGGGAAAAGATCCTAATGGTGATTTCATAAGACATGATAATGCCACTGATCTTCTCTTTAAAGTGCATAATGGTATAAAAATGGTTAATATCCCAGACAGCAACACAGTGTTGGGCTAAATCCAGCCCAGATGTGGGTCGGCTCTCGGCCAACATTATGTTGCTGTCTGCGACACTTCTGCAGAAGTTTCCATATCAAATGCTCTTCTCTTTATTTGCAAGTCATAGTAgcatattgtatttaaatgcacATTAGCTGTAACTTGTCACAAGGTTTTTTGATCAACTCACTTAATTTTCTGCCAGATTTATCGTTTCTGAAAACATAATTCACTCAGCAGGTGTGCTTCTCTTGTGTGGTGTAGCAAGACTGCTGAACAAATTATTGcaccatttttaattttaattttataaaatgcaacctttttattgAGCATATGGTATAGGACAACTAAATAAATTGGACTACTATAATAAGTTTTAAAAGGGAGGGGAAATGCTTCCTTTTTGTTTCTGGCATCTGTTGGCATCTGTACAGTAAACAGTATTTTGTTGCAAGTTCTAAAATATCGGTAAACAAGGTGCAATGGTGGTGAAACAATTTCCACTCAAGAAATTTCCACTCATTTTCACAAGTGATTACAAAGGAACAGCAAGTAAAAGCAGCTGGTGGAAGCACAAAATATTCACTGCTACATTTAATGCTGACCCACTCCTTGTGGAACCCATTATTCTGTTCCTATTTATCTAAAATTCTTGTGAAACTTGTTCTGTTTGTGCCCCAGCTGAGTAACATTTTAATCCAAATATTTACAAGTTAAGACATTTTCTGTAGATAAAAGGAGCTGAATGTGATACCCTCATTTATTTTCAGCTCTCTGGGAAATTCCTGTCCCGATTGAGGTTTGTGAATGTGACACTATGAGAAGTACAACAGGCTGTTCAAACAATTACACACATCCAAAGTTTATTGCCTCTTATAAGCTCTAGAGACTTAAAAGACATCTTAATTTTCAACCACTGTTGTCTCAGAAGTTTAAAATTCTGAGGAAGAGATGAATAGCAATCACAAAAAAGTCAGCAGCTGTGAATAGTTAGCGAATTAAGGTGCAGCTCAGGCCATTACATTTGGGAAGAGTTGGAAGATAAGTGTTTGAGATCTCGGGCGTTTGATTGCAAACTGAACTCCTGGTAAATCTGAGCCCAGTTTGGGAGATTGATGGGATCTATATGAATATCATACATtataagttttttatttgattcatgttgcatttgaaatttttgcTATTAAAGAAATCTTCCAACTGTGGTAAGCAGTCAAATGAAAATCATGCACTTGAGGTATCATTTTTTGGTTAAAACAGTCTGTAAGGGGATTTTAAACGTGGGAACCGGCCGAACATGAGATGCATCCATATGACACACTGCTGATGAACATGTGAACAGATCCAAACCACATATTTACACACAAGCCTTCACACGCACAagaagagacacaaacacacacagaacaataaGGGAAGTGAAATAAAATCACTACTTCAGAGGTCACGAGCCCTTTGAAATCATAATATATAAGGTTATGCAGCAGCTCAACTAACAGCATCTGATCTTCAGAGTTTGTACACAGAAATCCACTGCAGAAACTTCAAAAATCATGAACGCTTTTCTGATGTTAACCATTATTGGCGTCAGCATCATTCTGTCTGATGGTAAGCTTCATCTTCACTATATGTGCGTTATATTTAGCTTAAATTTCTAGTAATTAGCTGGTTTGTTGATGGTTTACCAgggtgaaatatatttaaaaaatattttaaacagtgcatatatttttaaagcagCCATATATAGTAAATACATCACCATctagaaacattttgaaaattacaCCATAAAGAAGCCTTGTTcactgaaatcatgtgactttggAAGTTTAGGTGTTCATGCCATGTCGTTATTACAGTGATTACGAGATACCAACTGAAAAGCATTCATGTCCTGGCAGAACTCGTAATTACAACTTGTGAACTGTGAGTTTTCTGAGAGCTAAAGCTTGTACCACCTGACCACCTCAGATTCAATAGGAGCTAGGGATTGATAGCGCAGAGGTGTGAACAGCTACAAGTAACTCGAAACCACAGTGACATGGTGTGAATGAAGCATTTGATATGCACGGtcaaaattgaaattgaaattagtctttttaagtttatttacatGGCAGTTGTATTCTAAATGTGGCCGGTGACTCTCATCTGAGTGCCTGTGTACACCATCTGGATTTCAGCATCTTCCACAGAACCGTGATGACCTTACATAGAACACATTTCCTCAAAACCGATGCACGCTACTATTTTACAAACCCCTTTTTGCACAAGTGATTAGATCACATGTCCGTTCACAAACCCCTGTTGCACAAGTGATTAAATCACATGTTAGTTTACAGTTGTGTAACACACTTTCACTGCCTGCTAACGGTCGTGTCGTTCCTCCCTCAGCCGTGCAGCCTCTGGGTGCGGGTTACAACAGCCGATGCGTGTGTCTCAAACTGGAGTCACGTATCATCCCGCAACAGAACCTGCGACGCGTGGAGATCCTGCCCAGAGGCCCGCACTGCAAGACTACTGAGGTTATGTAAGGCTGTTTCCTCAAACCAGTCACGTGTCTTTCTTAAGTATTTTGATTGTACTTTTAGCAACCAGGAATTCTGGGCACTGTACACTGAATTTGCTTTGAGGCCTCCTCGAAATAACATTCTGGTATCCCGTTTATGAGACCAGATGTTGTAAATGTGAATGTCTGAGAATGAGTTTTGCAGTGTAAGGCTATAATATGTCTTACAACAAAACTTAGCAAGCATGAATTCCGCCAGTTGATCATAATTTacatacagtaaacacacacccTGAGGTtctaataaaacatttgtattttgaaGCAAAACCCTGAAAGCACTGCcgagattataataatttaaaataactgctttctgtgtgaatgtaaaaatgtaatctattcctgtgatcacagcatcattcctccagtcttcagtgtcacatgatcttcagaaatcattctgatgtgctgatttgctgctcaagacacatttctgattattattaatgtgaaaacagttgtgctgcttcatatatatttttacaggattctttgatgaatagaaggttcaaaagaacaacattttttaaaagagaattttttttcaacagtatcttctacataaattatattttgtatctTTTCAGTGCTGGTTTGTCGAGTGGAGAGAGGATCTGTCTGAACCCCAGGACACCATGGGTTAAAAAACTCATTCAGTTCATTGAGAGAAAGGATCGTGTGATCAAGAAAGTTTAGATGACACTGATGTTGTAACTTCTATTTCTTTAATTCTCACTACTCACAAGACTCATTTGAAGAGTTTTTAACACTTGTATGCTACTTTTGTCATCACTGACAGATTTTTGGTTCCTGTTAAATATTGTCTTTTTATCTTGAGCCTCTCATTTTGACTGATACGTGTTTGTCCTGACAATTACTTCAAGATGAACCAAAATGATGTGTATGCTATACACTACAATTACCGTCTTGtacattgattttcattttacACTGATACAATCAAAGTTTTTGGTATAGCTTGTAATTGCCGTTTCACTGGAAAAAAAACTGGAATGTATGGatgatgttttataataaataatttcttcAATAACATCAGTTCTGTTCACTTAACATTAAACGGCTAAGTACAATTTTTTCAAGAAATCATTTTCAACACGAGTTGTTCTTGCATTCTGCATTTCACATTGTGGTTTCAGTCCAGATGGTTTAGAAGTGGTTAAACAACCATACATTTAAATGAGAGCTTTATGCGACCACTTCAATCTATCGCGAACATCATTCATTATacaaaaagtttttattgagaacATGTGTGAGAATTACGACAGTCTGTTTTCTAAAGAAATCGACCTGCTCTCTTGGGATTTTACTTATCACATTAAAATCTCATGCCTCTGAGAATGAACCTCCATATGAAAACCAAAGATTACTCACAACAGGCTCATTTCT from Carassius auratus strain Wakin unplaced genomic scaffold, ASM336829v1 scaf_tig00011615, whole genome shotgun sequence harbors:
- the LOC113073199 gene encoding permeability factor 2-like, translating into MNAFLMLTIIGVSIILSDAVQPLGAGYNSRCVCLKLESRIIPQQNLRRVEILPRGPHCKTTEVIAGLSSGERICLNPRTPWVKKLIQFIERKDRVIKKV